AGGCCGGACGGGCGGTACCGGCAGCGATCATGAGCTTCCTCAGCGACTGGCTGATCAACCACATCATGAAGGTTGACAAGGAATATGGCGGGTATTTCAACAAAAAAGGGATTCGCTAGCTAACAGCATGCCCCTCGCTCGCAAGAGCGGGGGGCATGTCGATCAACGCAGAGTAACGACAGTCGCCCCGCCGCCCCCCTCGTAAGACTCCCCATCCCGAAAAACCGCAACCAGAGGATGTCCAGTCAAATGTCCGCGAAGACCTCGTTTGAGTGCGCCGGTGCCGATGCCATGGATGACCCGGACTTCGTGATACCCCTCCAGCGCAGCATGGTTCAGGAATGGCTCCAGTTCAGCGATCGCCTCCTCCACCCGCTTGCCGATCAGGTTGATTTCCCGCGCCGCCTCCTGAGAATCGACTTCAGAGCGGCGGGGATGCAGCTCACCCTTTGCCGCCTTGCCTGAAGAAGGTGACAGGTCATCCAGCGGGACCTCTATCTCCAGATTGCCGGCCCTGACGCGCGCCCGCCCCTGACGGCTGTCCAGCTTGAGCACTTTGGCCTCGCAGCCGAGAGAGACCACATGAACCTTGCTCCCCTCCCTGACAGTTCCTGGGGCCAGTGCCTTGCCTCCGGAAAAGGCCCTCAGCGCCTGCTCAACTTTGAGCTCTTTTTCGCGTAACCGCTCAAGTGCCGCGGCCTCCCGCTTTTCCTTACGCGCCTCTTCGACAATCCGGTTCAGTTCCCGCCTGGTGGCCTGCACCAGCTCCTTTGCCTCTTGCCACCCCTTTTCCAGGCTTACCCGCCGTCTTTCATCCGTTTCCGCCAGCAACCGACGCTGCTCTTGCTCGCGGGCAACAAGGTCGGCCTCGCGGGCTGCCAGCTGGTTCAGCCGTTCTTCGTAAGCCTGTCGCTGCTCTTTCAATTCGGCGAGCAGGGCATGGAACTCGCTGCCGACCCGACCGACCAGGGACTGGGCATGATCGACCACATGGTCCGGAATGCCGTAGCGACGGGCAGTTTCAATGGCATGGGATTCGCCCGGCTCACCGACCGTCAGCCGGTAGAGCGGCATCAGGCTGGTGCGGTCAAACTCCATGGCTGCGTTCTGCATCCCGTCGAAGCGATGGACATAACCGACGATCTCGGTCAGGTGGGTAGTGGCAAGGACCAGGCCGCCCCGTTGATGCAGCTCCTTCAATACCGCGCAGGCAAGGGCCGCCCCCTGCACCGGCTCGGTGCCGGTCCCCAGTTCGTCCATCAGCACCAGGGTCCGGTCATCGGCATTCCTGATGATTTCGGCAATCCGGGAAAGATGCGCGGAAAATGTGGACAGGCTCCGCTCTATGGCCTGATCGTCGCCGATATCCACCTGCATGTCGGTCACCAGAGGAAAGAGCGAGGTTGACGCCGCCGGGACCGGTATTCCGGAAATCGCCATGAGCGTCAGCAAGCCGGCAGTCTTGATGGCAATGGTCTTGCCGCCGGTATTCGGGCCGGTGATGATCATGGTGCGGCAGTCGGAGTCGCCACCAAGAACAAGATCGAGCGGCACCACTGCCGGGCCGTTATGCTCGCGGGAAAAAAGCAGCAACAGCGGGTGGCGGGCGCCGTCAAGTTTTAGTTCCGGACCGTCGCAGATCGACGGGATTTCGGCATCGACCAGACCGGCAAACAGAGCCAGGGAGTTCAGCAGGTCGATCCGGACCAGCGCTGCAAACTCTGCTTCAATAACTGCGGCATCTTCCCGGATCCAGCTGCAGATCTCCCGGATAATCCGAATCTGCTCGGCTTTCTCCTCAGCAACCAGGT
This region of Geoanaerobacter pelophilus genomic DNA includes:
- a CDS encoding endonuclease MutS2, which translates into the protein MISTDTLKKLEFTKLLERIAVFAHSAPTQEQILAIAPFSAKEEIALRFGQVAEIRTLERIGITLRLSQFEDILQPLDLLRPADSVLNPLDLQLFIPPFQLLSALSRQFANREDIPLLKRVGGELTGFPEILNVLERTIDHDGSILDSASRLLKELRQRKRSLTSRIRKRLEEIVRERSVAIFLQDDFITQRSGRWVIPVRMDSKGMVPGVVHDVSNTGETAFMEPIEIIALANELENLVAEEKAEQIRIIREICSWIREDAAVIEAEFAALVRIDLLNSLALFAGLVDAEIPSICDGPELKLDGARHPLLLLFSREHNGPAVVPLDLVLGGDSDCRTMIITGPNTGGKTIAIKTAGLLTLMAISGIPVPAASTSLFPLVTDMQVDIGDDQAIERSLSTFSAHLSRIAEIIRNADDRTLVLMDELGTGTEPVQGAALACAVLKELHQRGGLVLATTHLTEIVGYVHRFDGMQNAAMEFDRTSLMPLYRLTVGEPGESHAIETARRYGIPDHVVDHAQSLVGRVGSEFHALLAELKEQRQAYEERLNQLAAREADLVAREQEQRRLLAETDERRRVSLEKGWQEAKELVQATRRELNRIVEEARKEKREAAALERLREKELKVEQALRAFSGGKALAPGTVREGSKVHVVSLGCEAKVLKLDSRQGRARVRAGNLEIEVPLDDLSPSSGKAAKGELHPRRSEVDSQEAAREINLIGKRVEEAIAELEPFLNHAALEGYHEVRVIHGIGTGALKRGLRGHLTGHPLVAVFRDGESYEGGGGATVVTLR